In the genome of Ignavibacteria bacterium, one region contains:
- the rsmI gene encoding 16S rRNA (cytidine(1402)-2'-O)-methyltransferase — MIITKENHEGFISTKFPELSVARSTLYIVSTPIGNLEDISFRALHVLKNVNLIACEDTRKTGILLKHYGIRNELTSYFSHNENVKIEYIIERLQNGDSVAVVSDAGTPCISDPGGILVNECVRQGINVISIPGASSVIHSLVLSGFKIKKFYFQGFLPQKKGREKTFTELSKIKALLVIFESPFRVMRTLEDIHKFLGNKEIAICRELTKMFEEEIRGKVKDFVGENTNKDGKNKFKTKGEFVIVINNL; from the coding sequence ATGATAATAACTAAAGAAAATCATGAAGGATTTATAAGCACAAAATTTCCTGAATTATCAGTTGCGCGGTCAACGTTATACATAGTCTCAACACCAATTGGCAATCTTGAAGATATTTCATTTCGTGCACTGCATGTTCTTAAAAATGTTAATTTGATTGCATGTGAAGATACACGCAAAACAGGTATTTTGCTGAAACATTATGGCATAAGAAACGAACTGACGAGTTACTTTTCTCATAATGAGAATGTAAAAATTGAATATATAATCGAACGACTTCAAAATGGGGATTCCGTTGCGGTTGTTTCAGATGCAGGAACTCCTTGTATCTCAGATCCGGGTGGAATATTGGTCAACGAGTGCGTTAGGCAGGGAATTAATGTAATCAGCATTCCCGGAGCGTCATCAGTTATTCATTCATTGGTTTTATCAGGATTTAAAATTAAGAAATTTTATTTTCAGGGATTTCTTCCTCAGAAAAAAGGACGTGAAAAAACTTTTACAGAGCTTTCAAAGATAAAAGCATTGCTTGTGATTTTTGAATCACCATTCAGAGTTATGCGGACTCTTGAAGATATTCATAAGTTTTTAGGCAATAAAGAAATTGCAATTTGTCGTGAGCTGACAAAGATGTTTGAGGAAGAAATAAGAGGAAAAGTCAAAGATTTTGTTGGTGAAAACACCAACAAAGATGGAAAAAATAAGTTTAAAACAAAAGGTGAGTTTGTAATAGTAATTAATAATTTATAG
- a CDS encoding YajQ family cyclic di-GMP-binding protein, which yields MANSFSFDIVSEIDLQEVDNAVNQAIKEVQQRYDLKDSKSEIELNRKDKLIKVSSKDEFSLKSVNDILQNKLIKRGISIKALKYDEIETGTMGSARQTIQLQQGIDKENAKKIVKMIKDSKLKVQASIQDEQVRVSGKAKDDLQEVMNLMRNANLDFAFQFTNYR from the coding sequence ATGGCAAATAGTTTCTCATTTGATATAGTTTCTGAAATTGACCTGCAGGAGGTTGATAATGCAGTTAATCAGGCAATTAAAGAAGTCCAGCAAAGATATGACTTAAAAGACTCGAAAAGTGAGATTGAGCTTAACAGAAAAGATAAATTGATCAAAGTCAGCTCAAAAGATGAGTTTTCACTTAAATCAGTGAATGACATTTTACAGAATAAATTAATTAAACGTGGAATTTCTATTAAAGCTTTAAAGTATGATGAGATTGAAACGGGAACAATGGGTTCTGCAAGACAAACAATACAGCTTCAGCAGGGGATTGATAAGGAAAATGCAAAGAAAATTGTGAAAATGATTAAGGACAGCAAGTTGAAAGTTCAGGCATCGATTCAGGATGAACAGGTGAGAGTCTCTGGGAAAGCAAAAGATGATTTACAGGAAGTAATGAACTTGATGCGAAACGCAAATCTCGACTTTGCATTTCAATTTACGAATTACAGGTAG
- a CDS encoding HU family DNA-binding protein, with translation MTRAQIAAKISEATGLSKKETEIVVEGFISCVIESLRNNESIEIRGFGTFKNNVKEPREARNPKTGEKVHLSKRYIPYFKVSKEFKKTVQESLEKK, from the coding sequence ATGACCAGAGCTCAGATAGCCGCGAAAATTTCAGAGGCAACGGGATTAAGCAAAAAGGAAACAGAGATTGTTGTCGAAGGATTTATTTCATGCGTGATTGAATCATTAAGAAATAACGAGTCTATTGAAATAAGAGGATTCGGAACATTCAAAAATAACGTAAAAGAACCAAGGGAAGCACGAAACCCTAAAACGGGTGAAAAAGTGCATTTATCTAAGAGATATATTCCCTATTTTAAGGTGTCAAAAGAGTTTAAAAAAACAGTTCAGGAGAGCTTAGAAAAAAAATAA
- a CDS encoding tetratricopeptide repeat protein, which produces MENNLPEINSLWDYSNPAETEKKFTALLSEAEKSGDKDYLVQLITQIARTQGLQMKFDEAHKTLDKALKMLDTDTQLGEVRYMLERGRVYNSSKHSDEARKFFIEAYQKAMERGFDSYAVDAAHMMGIVEKGDESLKWNEIAIKDAEESKDEKARNWLGSLYNNTAWTYFDMKNLDKAMELHQKNVEWHSQKGSVKETLIARWSVARILREMGKYQEALNAQMKLMEETEGKKLKEDGYGYEEIAENLYLLGRIEESKPYFKKAYDLLSKDIWLAEYEKDRLDRLNKMSQ; this is translated from the coding sequence GTGGAAAATAATTTACCTGAAATAAATTCTCTCTGGGATTACAGTAATCCCGCGGAAACTGAAAAGAAATTTACCGCTCTTTTATCTGAAGCTGAAAAGTCCGGTGATAAGGATTATCTTGTTCAGCTTATCACACAGATTGCACGCACGCAGGGCTTGCAGATGAAATTTGATGAAGCTCATAAGACCCTTGATAAAGCTCTGAAGATGTTAGATACAGATACACAGTTAGGTGAAGTTCGTTACATGCTCGAACGCGGAAGAGTTTATAATTCATCTAAGCATTCCGATGAAGCAAGAAAATTTTTCATTGAAGCATATCAAAAAGCAATGGAAAGGGGATTTGACAGCTATGCAGTTGATGCAGCACATATGATGGGTATTGTTGAAAAAGGTGATGAGTCGCTTAAGTGGAATGAGATTGCAATAAAAGATGCGGAAGAATCCAAAGACGAGAAAGCAAGAAACTGGCTGGGTTCTTTATATAATAATACTGCATGGACTTATTTTGACATGAAAAATCTTGATAAGGCAATGGAGCTTCATCAAAAAAATGTGGAATGGCATTCCCAAAAAGGTTCAGTGAAAGAAACGCTTATCGCGAGATGGTCTGTAGCGCGCATTTTACGTGAAATGGGGAAGTACCAGGAAGCTCTCAATGCGCAAATGAAACTTATGGAAGAAACTGAGGGTAAGAAGCTGAAAGAAGACGGCTATGGCTATGAAGAGATTGCTGAAAACTTATATCTTCTTGGAAGAATTGAGGAATCGAAACCGTATTTTAAAAAAGCTTATGATTTGTTAAGCAAAGATATTTGGTTAGCCGAGTATGAAAAAGACCGTCTTGACAGGTTAAATAAAATGTCACAATAA
- a CDS encoding NUDIX hydrolase: MIHQVKLVCDVAVICKEQTLLVRYKDVNDYDHQKGWFIPDDYIHEVEHPDDAAMRILKEQLNYNPQNPSEIKFCFFESFKGGDKSWHLIFHYALRLSSMPETTPSKNIDEAKWFDVNNLPSDKEIAHHGWARYTLQSIFNSK; this comes from the coding sequence ATGATACATCAAGTTAAACTTGTCTGTGATGTTGCAGTAATCTGCAAAGAACAAACTTTGCTGGTTCGTTACAAGGATGTCAATGATTATGACCATCAGAAAGGATGGTTCATTCCCGATGATTATATTCACGAAGTTGAGCATCCCGATGATGCCGCAATGAGAATCTTAAAGGAACAGCTTAACTACAATCCGCAAAATCCAAGCGAAATTAAATTTTGTTTTTTTGAATCATTTAAAGGCGGAGATAAGTCATGGCATCTTATATTTCATTATGCGCTGCGATTAAGTTCTATGCCTGAAACAACTCCATCGAAAAATATCGATGAGGCAAAATGGTTTGATGTTAACAACTTGCCGTCCGATAAAGAAATCGCTCATCACGGCTGGGCAAGATATACACTGCAATCTATTTTTAATTCAAAATAA
- the sppA gene encoding signal peptide peptidase SppA, with amino-acid sequence MSNGYQQQYQQQPKKSSFWKWFWGITLFVLLICIIGLSVLFYVAINRISGGDGKDFYFEYSGSGKGKIAVVELDYTIITAEPIVRQFTKFRDDKSIQAIVLRINTPGGGVAASQEMYEIIKNTSEKKPVVVSMGSIGASGGYYAACGSSLIVANPGSLVGSIGVIANFISIKGLADDWGIKETTIKSGELKDAGNPFREPNAKDIAYFQDIVDNSFRQFFNVVKNARNLDSTELIKIANGRVFTGEQGIGLGLVDTLGTFEDAIKITADMVGIEGKPVLVRERERRNYFDLFYESMFKSELKEVKDELKTEFLEQPILQYKFVPSGINIP; translated from the coding sequence ATGTCAAACGGTTATCAACAACAATATCAGCAGCAGCCAAAAAAATCTTCCTTCTGGAAGTGGTTCTGGGGAATAACACTTTTTGTGTTACTCATCTGCATTATTGGGTTGAGTGTTTTATTTTATGTAGCCATTAACAGAATTTCAGGCGGTGACGGAAAAGATTTTTATTTTGAATACTCAGGCAGCGGCAAAGGAAAAATTGCTGTTGTTGAGCTTGATTATACGATTATTACAGCAGAACCGATTGTCAGGCAGTTTACTAAATTTAGGGACGATAAATCAATCCAGGCAATTGTCCTAAGAATTAATACCCCGGGCGGCGGTGTTGCAGCTTCACAGGAGATGTATGAAATTATCAAAAATACCAGCGAGAAAAAGCCGGTTGTTGTTTCAATGGGAAGTATCGGAGCAAGCGGTGGTTATTATGCTGCATGCGGAAGCTCATTGATTGTCGCGAATCCCGGTTCGCTTGTCGGCAGCATTGGAGTAATTGCAAACTTCATTTCAATTAAAGGTCTTGCAGATGACTGGGGCATCAAGGAAACGACAATTAAAAGCGGCGAACTTAAAGATGCAGGAAATCCTTTCAGAGAGCCGAATGCAAAAGACATAGCATATTTTCAGGATATTGTTGATAATAGCTTCAGACAATTTTTTAATGTTGTAAAAAATGCAAGAAATTTAGACAGCACGGAGCTTATAAAAATTGCCAACGGCAGAGTGTTCACCGGAGAACAGGGAATTGGTTTAGGCCTTGTTGATACGCTTGGAACATTTGAAGATGCGATAAAGATAACGGCAGACATGGTCGGCATAGAAGGAAAACCTGTTTTAGTGCGTGAGCGTGAGAGAAGAAATTATTTCGATTTATTTTATGAGAGCATGTTTAAATCGGAATTAAAAGAAGTTAAGGATGAATTGAAAACTGAATTTCTCGAACAACCTATTTTGCAGTATAAGTTTGTTCCATCAGGAATAAATATTCCGTAA
- a CDS encoding Nramp family divalent metal transporter, with the protein MKKIIDLLKSIGPGFAVAATGVGAGDMVAATVSGGKYGLIILWAIVFGAVLKYVLNEGISRWQFATGSTLLEGWIHHLHKFVSFYFIIYLFLWGFVVSAALTISCGLVFNTMFPVFSIEVWAVMHSLVTLAIIFYSKYSFFEKLMKYFVVLMFITLISCAIWINPDWGLTFKSIFVPELPEGSSKFILSVIGGVGGSVTILSYSYWIREKKWNSQSDYKKSKVDLFAAYFFTGLFCISVAIIASGISPEMVTGEKILVAVADKIQAVSGSFLRWIYLIGFWAAVVTSLIGVFQGVPYMFADFIDSYKKHTTTSNIDSKQFKKYYNWFLFYIAILPLVLLFVNRPVYIILIYTVIGALFMPFLAVTLLILNNKKTLVQGFRNPIWINIFLIISLLLFGYLAYSEIADYFSKW; encoded by the coding sequence TTGAAGAAAATCATAGACTTATTGAAGTCAATTGGACCCGGTTTCGCAGTAGCTGCTACAGGCGTTGGTGCTGGAGATATGGTAGCTGCTACAGTTTCCGGAGGTAAATACGGGCTTATCATATTATGGGCGATTGTCTTTGGAGCGGTTCTGAAGTATGTATTGAACGAGGGTATATCCCGCTGGCAGTTTGCAACCGGCTCCACTCTTCTTGAAGGATGGATTCATCATTTACATAAATTTGTTTCATTCTACTTTATAATTTACCTTTTTCTGTGGGGATTTGTTGTGAGTGCAGCGCTTACCATTTCTTGCGGACTGGTTTTTAATACAATGTTCCCTGTTTTCTCAATCGAAGTCTGGGCGGTGATGCATTCGCTTGTTACATTAGCAATTATATTTTATAGCAAATATTCGTTCTTCGAAAAGCTGATGAAATATTTCGTTGTTCTTATGTTCATCACGCTTATATCTTGTGCAATCTGGATAAATCCTGATTGGGGTTTGACATTTAAGTCTATTTTTGTGCCTGAATTGCCCGAAGGTTCATCAAAATTCATCTTGAGCGTTATCGGTGGTGTTGGCGGAAGCGTGACGATTCTCTCATATAGTTACTGGATACGCGAGAAAAAATGGAACAGTCAGTCTGACTATAAAAAATCAAAAGTGGATTTGTTCGCCGCTTATTTCTTCACAGGATTGTTCTGTATATCAGTTGCAATTATTGCATCGGGAATAAGTCCTGAAATGGTAACGGGTGAGAAAATCCTTGTTGCAGTTGCAGACAAGATTCAGGCAGTATCAGGCAGTTTTTTAAGATGGATATATCTTATTGGCTTTTGGGCGGCAGTTGTGACTTCACTCATTGGGGTTTTTCAGGGTGTGCCGTACATGTTTGCTGACTTTATTGATTCATACAAAAAACATACAACCACAAGTAATATTGACTCAAAGCAGTTCAAAAAGTATTATAACTGGTTTTTATTTTATATCGCAATTCTTCCTCTTGTTTTATTGTTTGTAAATCGACCTGTCTATATTATTTTGATATATACGGTAATCGGTGCCTTATTTATGCCGTTTCTTGCGGTTACTCTTCTTATTTTGAACAACAAAAAAACTTTGGTTCAAGGATTTCGTAATCCTATATGGATAAATATTTTTCTTATCATTTCATTATTATTATTTGGATATTTGGCATATTCGGAAATTGCAGATTATTTTAGTAAATGGTAA
- a CDS encoding N-acetylmuramoyl-L-alanine amidase: MKILFIIIFLFSIPIVSTTQTEDNPGYPKKITTVIIDPGHGGKDPGAISPNGIKEKDLNLQISFKLKEFLENNYRDLNVIMTREDDRFIELLDRGKIANENDGNLFISIHCNSKLPTEEAKTGFEIYLLDPVRLEKAKEITMQQNNYLEELGYYPEDTVSKKVLSSLFEFSFYKNEERFASILQTEMLKGTSLISRGIKQEPFIVLYGASMPAVLIECGFLTNENDENYLVSENGQYQLASSIYKAVRYFKMDYDFENNFYK; encoded by the coding sequence ATGAAAATTTTATTTATAATTATATTCTTATTCTCAATTCCTATCGTCTCAACAACACAGACAGAGGATAATCCCGGTTATCCCAAAAAAATTACAACAGTAATCATTGACCCCGGTCATGGAGGTAAAGACCCCGGCGCAATCAGTCCAAATGGAATAAAAGAAAAAGATTTGAATCTCCAGATAAGTTTCAAACTGAAAGAATTTTTAGAAAACAATTACCGTGATTTGAATGTCATTATGACACGGGAAGATGATAGGTTCATTGAATTGCTTGACAGAGGAAAGATTGCAAATGAGAATGACGGTAATTTATTTATAAGCATTCATTGTAATTCCAAGCTTCCGACAGAAGAAGCGAAAACAGGTTTTGAAATTTATTTATTAGACCCTGTTCGCCTTGAGAAAGCTAAAGAAATAACAATGCAGCAGAATAATTATCTCGAAGAGCTCGGATATTATCCTGAAGACACTGTAAGCAAAAAAGTATTATCATCTCTTTTTGAATTTTCGTTTTATAAAAACGAAGAGCGCTTTGCTTCTATATTGCAAACTGAAATGCTTAAAGGAACTTCGTTAATCAGCAGGGGAATAAAACAGGAACCGTTCATTGTGCTTTATGGTGCTTCGATGCCTGCAGTATTGATTGAATGCGGTTTTTTAACAAATGAAAATGATGAGAACTATCTTGTTTCAGAAAACGGACAGTACCAATTAGCAAGTTCCATATATAAGGCAGTAAGATATTTCAAAATGGACTATGATTTTGAAAATAATTTCTATAAGTAA
- the gltX gene encoding glutamate--tRNA ligase: MISEEVRVRFAPSPTGYVHVGSLRTALFNYLFAKKHNGKLIIRIEDTDRTRFVEGSIENLVKVLSDLGIDYDEGPMWGGDYGPYFQSERLDIYKKYCDELVEKGFAYYAFETPEELDEMRKMQQLEGRQTAYDRRARNLTPEEVRKNLKEGKPYVIRLKVPLNEEVKFDDIIKGTIKFETNQVDDQVLLKSDGFPTYHLANVVDDHLMEITHIIRGEEWITSVPKHILLYNAFGWEIPKMAHVPLLLNPDKSKLSKRQGDVAVEDYLRKGYLKEAFLNFIALLGWHPAHSNIEGEKHEKKDDKESKANEEIMSMEELIKNFSLERVQIAGAVFDLNKLNWMNNEYIKSYDLDNLLEISMPYFAGTELDLNDKEKLKFILSTIRVYLEKLSDIPGQTRVLEKDNITIPSEFKEIVYNENSKKVFEALIAKLQGINEITPDWFKNTLNEVGKETEVKGKNLFKPVRIALTGEEHGPELPNIATIYGKDKLIQFLQSASNPS, encoded by the coding sequence ATGATTTCAGAAGAAGTAAGAGTAAGGTTTGCGCCATCACCAACGGGGTATGTTCATGTTGGCTCATTGCGCACAGCATTGTTTAATTATCTTTTTGCAAAAAAGCATAACGGAAAATTAATAATTCGTATTGAAGATACTGACCGGACACGATTTGTCGAGGGCTCAATTGAAAATCTTGTGAAGGTTCTTTCAGACCTTGGCATTGACTATGACGAAGGTCCTATGTGGGGCGGTGACTATGGTCCTTATTTTCAATCTGAACGTTTAGATATCTATAAAAAATATTGTGATGAGCTTGTCGAAAAAGGTTTCGCATATTATGCATTTGAAACTCCCGAAGAGCTTGATGAAATGCGAAAAATGCAGCAGCTCGAAGGAAGGCAGACTGCTTACGATAGAAGAGCGCGAAATTTAACTCCTGAAGAAGTCAGAAAAAATCTTAAAGAAGGCAAACCATATGTAATCCGCCTTAAAGTTCCTTTGAACGAAGAAGTGAAGTTTGATGACATTATTAAAGGAACTATAAAATTCGAGACAAATCAGGTTGATGACCAGGTGTTATTGAAGTCAGACGGCTTTCCAACATATCATCTTGCTAATGTGGTCGATGACCATCTGATGGAAATTACGCACATAATTCGCGGTGAGGAATGGATTACTTCCGTTCCTAAACATATTTTATTATATAATGCGTTCGGATGGGAAATTCCTAAAATGGCTCATGTGCCACTGTTATTGAATCCGGATAAATCAAAACTAAGCAAACGTCAGGGTGATGTTGCTGTCGAGGATTATTTACGCAAAGGTTATCTCAAAGAAGCATTTCTAAATTTTATTGCTTTGCTCGGCTGGCATCCTGCGCATTCTAATATTGAGGGTGAAAAACATGAGAAGAAGGATGACAAAGAAAGTAAAGCCAATGAAGAAATCATGTCAATGGAAGAACTTATTAAAAACTTTTCATTAGAACGTGTCCAGATTGCAGGAGCAGTGTTTGATTTAAATAAACTTAACTGGATGAATAATGAGTATATCAAATCTTATGATTTGGATAACTTATTAGAAATCTCAATGCCGTATTTTGCAGGAACTGAACTCGATTTAAACGATAAAGAAAAACTAAAATTCATATTATCAACTATAAGAGTTTATCTTGAAAAGCTATCAGATATTCCGGGACAGACGAGGGTTTTAGAGAAAGATAATATCACTATTCCATCCGAATTTAAAGAGATAGTATACAACGAAAACAGCAAGAAAGTTTTTGAAGCATTAATAGCTAAGTTACAGGGAATTAATGAAATTACGCCTGATTGGTTTAAGAATACATTAAATGAAGTTGGAAAAGAAACCGAGGTTAAAGGAAAGAATTTATTCAAGCCGGTTCGTATAGCTTTAACAGGTGAAGAGCATGGTCCGGAGCTTCCGAACATTGCCACCATCTACGGCAAAGATAAACTTATTCAGTTTCTTCAAAGCGCAAGTAATCCATCTTAA
- a CDS encoding tetratricopeptide repeat protein, translating to MKYLNQKFTGFFLTLFALAFAVYVMGCASAETTTGKLAFQQKDYVKAEIELQKGLQKNPNDAEAWYMLGYSQFQNGKFNDSHVSLTKAASLSPTYKPYLIEMWGLGINEGVKVLNRGVDFYNKKDSLKARDEFMRARDYFAFARGVNPDSIQSYQFLADAYTLLGQSDSALTLYDFILAKTSSAEDAERAAKLLYNSARNAAQNKNYTDAAVIYDRILSISSLPKSNEYYIGTLFDAGYNQYQLALTKESKTEYEPYLRKSLEYLEPYTQVSNNRETLKSTYQILVEVYEALNMDDKKADAQAKLNALN from the coding sequence ATGAAATACTTAAATCAAAAGTTCACAGGATTTTTTCTTACATTATTTGCTTTGGCATTTGCAGTTTATGTTATGGGGTGCGCATCTGCGGAAACAACTACAGGTAAGCTTGCCTTTCAACAGAAAGATTATGTAAAAGCAGAGATAGAATTGCAAAAGGGATTGCAAAAAAATCCTAATGATGCAGAAGCATGGTATATGCTTGGCTATTCTCAGTTCCAAAACGGGAAATTTAATGATTCTCATGTTTCATTAACTAAAGCTGCAAGCTTATCACCTACTTACAAACCATATCTTATTGAAATGTGGGGACTTGGAATTAATGAAGGAGTAAAAGTTCTTAATCGCGGAGTAGACTTTTATAACAAAAAAGACTCTCTCAAAGCAAGAGATGAATTTATGAGAGCCCGTGATTATTTTGCATTTGCAAGAGGTGTAAATCCGGATAGTATTCAAAGTTACCAATTTTTAGCTGATGCATATACTCTGCTTGGTCAAAGTGACAGTGCATTGACACTTTATGATTTCATATTAGCGAAAACCTCAAGCGCGGAAGATGCAGAACGAGCTGCAAAACTTTTATATAATTCGGCAAGAAACGCAGCTCAGAATAAAAATTATACTGATGCTGCGGTTATTTATGACAGAATTTTGAGTATATCCAGCCTGCCTAAATCAAATGAATATTATATCGGAACATTGTTTGATGCAGGATATAATCAATATCAATTAGCTTTGACAAAAGAATCAAAAACTGAATACGAACCATATTTAAGAAAATCACTCGAATATTTAGAACCATATACACAGGTTTCAAATAACAGAGAAACATTAAAATCAACCTATCAGATTTTGGTTGAAGTATATGAAGCATTGAATATGGATGACAAAAAAGCTGATGCACAGGCAAAATTAAATGCTTTAAATTAA